A segment of the Pseudoliparis swirei isolate HS2019 ecotype Mariana Trench chromosome 4, NWPU_hadal_v1, whole genome shotgun sequence genome:
CAGAGGTCCAGAAGACCCAGGCAGCTGCAGGGTAGCCGCCATTACAGCTGAACGAAGAGAACGaaagtttgtcttttttaatccACTTTTACCAAACAACCACTACGCCCTCCAAATGTTCACGTTGTACAATATATTCTGGGGGCACATCGCCAAATACAGATTATGACTCCTACCGCTTGGTATCTGCTGATACCAAGAGCCGCTTTAAAATCCGTAAACCTCATCACGAGGATCTCCCTGGAATCATCTCGCCTCGAGGCCACTGGATTTCACGTGGCTTAGTTACGCCACAGGCCGATCCACTTAACACGGTCACTTTTGACGCCGGTACTAATTCTGTGTATTGACGCGGTGCATTCCTATACATCAGACTTCTATCTTCCCGTCAGGTCATTAATTGAGAGCGTGTAATATTTGGTTTGGTACTGATGAGGTACGGGCCACATCACGCAGGTCAAGAAAGGAGTGAAGCCGTCCACACATTATTGCCCCTCACCCCATGCCGCAGCTCTCGCAGCAGGACAGCAGATCCTCGGAGGAGATCTCCACGCTGACCTCGGCATTGCTGTGGATACACACTCGGTCAGAGATGGCCTCCACAGCACCAAATGCCTGTGGGCAGAAACACCAAGACATGACATACAGATACACAATTTGAGGGGAGGTTTTTGGTTATCTGGATTATGGAGGATTTAAGAAAAGAAGGTTTTTCGATTAGATTGGCCAGGCCCTTCAAAGCATGTTAACTATTTTTGGAACAGTGCAAATAAAATAGACCCAACAGCTGGAAAAGGTGAATGTCAACTTTCAGCATCTAgccacaatttaaaaaaaatcacaattatATACAAAATTGTGTCTGTGGAATGcgggtgcaaaaaaaaaactaaatgctaTTGTTTATTAAGATACGGCATGCCTACCCCTGCGCTAGCAAATcggaatacattttttaatggcACCCTCAACCCAGTTAAATGTGGCCCCGTCTTCCCAACAGTTGAGTTTCTCTCACCCAGCAGGATCCACAGGAGCCCTGGTCCCGGATCTCCTTCAGAGTGGGACAGTTGGGCCACTGCTCCCTGCAGTCAAAGTTGGCCGGCAGCTCCAGGTCTCCAGCAAACTGAACCCTGAGGAGTATTTTGTACACGGCGCATATATAATTAGGGGATCTACAGCAGAGAAAGTACTCACTCTCAATGTTATGCAAGAATAATGAAATGCTAATCGACTGACTCACATGACTGGCAGCTTCGGTCCATTCAGCATGGTACCGCAGAGCCTCTTGATGTAATCGTAGTCCACATTATGGAAGTTGTGACCGGCCTGTGAGAGACGAGGGAGATGAAGTCAAATAGAACGGATTCAAagctgaaaaaaacaaaaacaacaactcacctTCCAGGTAGTGTTGACCTTATTGATGTAGTTGATCATCTCACTGGACAGTGCTTGGAAATGGGGTCTGGCCAGGCTCACCGACAAGCTGGCAGCCAATAACAGAACGGCTGAACGCCACATTCTGCCTGAATTACAAAATTAAAGAGGACAAGTTTATTTGTTGTACAAATGTACTGGAGATCCGCAGCGTGGGCACGACGAGCTCACCAAGACGAGGACTACAACACAAACAACGAGAACGGGCActaggtagagcgcataccttcgcatatcacaagattgggcattgcattatgaacattttggcattagttgcatgccaattggatataaattgaccgtgctatggtaaaaataagattttgaactatccatgaccttgacctttgacccgatcgatcccaaaatctaatcaaatggtccccggataatatacaatcatcccaccaaatttcatgcgattcggtttaaaactttttttgttatgcgaatgacacccatacaaataaataaatggcgatcaaaacataaccttccgcattttcaatgcgaaaggAATGAAGAGAATAAAGTTGCCTTTTCTTTTATGTCTTGTATATTATTGTTCTTTGTTGGCTCACAAAAGAAATCTAGTGGAAAAAGACAGTGGTGCTAAATGACCCCAAATGACTGTGCATTAAGTAGTCAAAGTTTATAATCTTATTGAAAGCACAGAACAAAAGTGAGACTGGCTTAATCAGGAGAGTAATGTGGAGAAagtgtacacaaacacacaaccccacacacacacacacacactgagctaaaATAAACATTCACAGTTGACTAGCCGTTGAGACTCTGGTTGCAGCTACAAGTGGAACATGGAGCAGAGGAACCCTCTTGTCCTCCGTCATGCTCTTCAGACCTCTAAAGTGGTTAAACACGCCGAATAAGCACAACAAGCAGTCCGGACACTTCAACCAATAACTTAGATTTTTGtctacaggactttttttataCCAGATTGACTGAGTTTCAGTTCctactttttttaaaagcccaAAGAATAATAcgaactcctcctcctgctgaaaACTCCCAACAACAAATGCACATGTGTGCACAGATCAAATATAAGATGAGACCACTTTACCAGAGGTGAAATGCTGCGGTCAGAGTCGACATCAGCTGCAGACAAAGAGCCCATTAGAGATCATGGGGCCCATTAAACAGAGACGTGGGCTGGGCCCAGCCGGAGCCCGGTGCTCAGAGGGCATCTAAATCAATACCAGTGCAGACACTGTGCTTGAACATGCAGCTTCAACCTATATTTACATTAAGATAAGGATGAGTGATGATGTGAGGTAAGAGACGTGGACCAGCAGGAGTGGCGCACAAATGgctttttacaaaaagaaagacaggAAATGTTAACTTTTCTTCTGCCATTCAGATAatctgtttctttctttctggacCAGGTTGTGATCTAAGATTAGTGGACACTGATTTTGAGTCGGCGTGTTGACAAACACAACTTTACACTTTTGTAGGCGCTTAATAGACTTCTACAGACTGCTGCACAGATCTTCTCTGGAGAACAAGCGCCCGTCTCGTTAGTAATCTGTACTTCTGCCCACCTGTTGAGGCACAACTGTTTTAGTacagagaaagcagaagagaaTCCAATGAAGACACCTCAGGTGTGTCTGAGAGTGAAGAAAAGAGGAATGATGGATTTCAATGAAACTGGTTTGATATCACAGGACTGACGCATCACGAGCAAATAGTccacaagaggaagtgagacCAGAAAATTCCCCTTTACAGAATGCCGACTCGACATAATACGACCACTTTAAAATTTAAACCAggttattgttttcattatatcAGATTATGTAATGCAACAGAAGTGACTACATTGGCTGGGCATTAGAGTTTTCATTCTACTGCGTGTAAACAGCTTAGACACGATTTAAAATCGCTGTGAATCATCTATTCTATATGTTGCGTTCCCGAGTGAAACATTTAGACGCCCTCACCAACAAACTCGCATTAAATGACAAATCAAGCCTatcttttcagtttttttagGGAAGTGGCTCAACCGCACATGCGGAACAGAAAAGTGCCTTGAAGCCGAAACAATGATTTGGATGTGATTCGGGGGGGAAGTGAACCTCCAGCCTCAAACCTTCAGTCCCATGTCGATTACTTTCAACACACTTATCGTGTGACATTTATTCCCCTTATGTGGGAGATTTAAGATAAAGACACAGATGGATGAGTCAGACGGAGACCTTCAAAAGGTGTGTTCGGTAGCTACGTCCATCTTATTTCTATAGTATGGTGTCGTTTTTTCACATTAAACAGGCCAACACTGATTATTAAAAGGTATCTcgaaaatacaacaacaaagcaTGTTCCCTCtcttaaaatattaatttaagtGTATTGAGGACAAAGAACTGAACCAAGTCTGGTTGGAAATGTACAAAGTTCAATTTTTCATTGTTATTTTGGAGTAGTCTGGCTGGAAATTGTGTCGTTAAGTTTGTATATTCAGCTTTACTTTCATCCCCtggtgtctgctgtgtgttaaACTGGGTGAACTTTTCTGAGACAGAATGGCTGCCTCCACTTTCACTTTCTGGTCAATGTTGTATCAACATGGTGTATTAAGTTTCATGCTCATTTCAACTTCAGGCTTTAAgttactttctttctttaccACGAGCTTCTGCCGACACCGGATTTAACTCAACATTTCGATGTGATGTAATCATTAATTAAAGAAACGAGTGGACAGTCCCAGCAGATTTGATCTCATCACCTCTGACCACAAAAGCCTAAAATAAATCAGGAAGTCAAAAACAACAATCACGACGTGAGCAACGAAAACAAACTTTgcgttgcttttctttttctatccaaaaaaacaaaactactaAACTTAAATAAGGTTTCGTGTATTCTCTTCTATTTTAAGTTAATTGAAAGAGTCAGCTAGCTACGTTAACCTTAGCGTGAACTGTTAACGGTCCGTGTGAACAACCTTTCACCTAGATGACAAACTGAGGACAGAGcaacgtaaatgaacatgtaccTGCGGCTCGTGTGTCAGCTGGATGTGTGAATATTAAATCTTCAGCTGCTGGTTCTCCGTCTGTCCGCCACTGGTTAACAACCTGAGACTGAAACTATGCGCCTCTGCATTTATTCACCGGATCACGTGACCCGGTCACGTGAACGCACGTGACCGGACGACACCAAACAGGAACCTGAGATCTTCACACTGGCCGCTTGGTGGTGCTCAAACTCACCCTCATTGTATTAAATCCtacaatctatatatatatgtttttattattcccCGCCCCCGACCACCCATTACTATAATTATTTGTAcctatgtttttaaaaataattttaattcattatatataatatataatgaatgaaaattaattatattaattataatataatatatattattataataattatattatatatattatatcattaataatataattaatataatcattgtcattatattcattatattaTTGTTTGATATATTAGTGCATTTAATTCATATCAATGTATCTTGTTCTCACTTTTATCATAATCAGGAAAGGAAGCCCCCGCTGCAACAATAATTCTCAAATGTAAGTACTGCAATCAAAATATAGTATGTATTAAATGTAGTTGTAAACGTAGGGATCCAAATTTCATGGATGAACGAGACAGCAAACCCCAGATATAGTTTCTACCAGTTGTGTGACATCTGCTTTAAAGGGTGTTCTCATAATATTTTCTGACAAAGTTAAACAACTAAGGACAAGAGATCGTGACATGAAGCATAATGCTGATGACTGTTTTTTCACAATGCATGATATTTATGTATGGTggcattttaacacatttaatctatctgtgacttttttttaaacaacttgtGATTTGAAACCGATTTGCACAGATCACTCAGAGAACATGCTGATTGTCCGGCTGCTTTCTCTTCCTTTAATTTATCTGTCATCTGACTTTCAAAATGAGGATGAGGGAAACAATACTGTGAgaacagcacacacactttaatcatTGTCTTATCAAGGAATTTGCATCAGAGCAGCTCCTCCTTTTGAAGTTGAGAGATAAACTCATTTAACCAGGCGAATTAATCAACATCATAATCTTGTTTTAATCCAATTAAAACATTATTCAACTTATTTTTGATTGCAAGGATAAATCAAGTTGTAAAGAATTGATTGAATTTAAGTATAGTATCAACGATGCTGATAACAGCATTAAGGTGATTCCTGCTCTTCTACATGATCTTGTTTCAAGGTGAAGACTTTCATTCCCTTCAGTATTACCAGCTAATAGCGATCTGACATGCTGCAACTATTCTGTTATAATGCATGTACAACAAATGTGGTGCCATTTAGTGAACTAGAAATACTTTACACAACATATCAGAGTGGGAGGAATAGTCCACCCCGGTGTTAATGTAAACAacattatgtttatttaaaatgctGAACTATGGTACTGTGAATGTACTCAATGTACAATAAATTCATTACCGTCTTGATTTACACTCTTATTACACATTTCCACTTGTCTAAAGTTCACAACAAAGTTAAAAGATCACTGACtacaacatgaatacaacaCGACACAGGACTCTGAGCTCTGATCATGactaatgatttttattttgtcacaTCAATAGCACAGTATTAGCTCACCATCACCAACCACAGCTGCTCTGTGGTGAATTCCTGCAGAGACTAGGCGATGCACGTTGATAAATGGAGGCCGTCCGGTCACCGAGTGACGTGACGCTCAATCAGCAAAGTCATTTCTCTGAAACTTCCGCACAAAACCTTGAATACTGCACCGAGGCGGTTCACACGTTtcatgagaaaaaagaaaaaaaacaaatgagacGAAGTGGAAACACAATCTGTGTGAAGATTATCATACACATCAGGTACACAAGAGCAAAGCATATTGTTTTGATGTAAAGCAACACACAGCTTCTACAAGCGTGGCAGCTGAAAGTGTCTCTACGGGCAAAGCGCCGAGTCATGGCGACGAGCCGAGGCGTCGCCTGCAGTCTAAAGCGTGTGGAGATATTCTAGTGCACTAATATACATCTCGTTAGCTGGCATACTGCTTTTGCGTTGTCATACATTCTAGCATGTGTGTTTACTAttgtaatgtatgtgtgtgtttctttctctGAAGGAATAGGTACAACTCTCTGGATGAAGGAGTAACATGCAGTGCCTCGTCATCCATCAGGTATGTGGATAACAGTTTGACAGAGCATGCTTTTTCTCTAAAGTGCTGCACATGTTTTTATCATCAAACATTTAACTTGCCGTTTCAGAGACAGAACATACTTTATAATCATATAAAAGAAAGTTAAATAACATAGCAAAGATACAAATATAGATGGAATACTGGTATTGTTAATTATATGATTACAATCAGATTATactgaatgaaataaataacattcataTCATTTTATAATACTGGCTCATAGTAGCACATTATATCCAGGATTTACCTCGATGCAATATTTAGATTATGGTTTCCCACCTTCTGGTATGAACAAAAGTTgtatacagtaaaaaaaaaaaaaagagttttcaggaataaaataaaaagataatagAATCACTTTTGTCACTTGGATATTCAGTTTTCTGAGGTAGGAGGTTCAACTCATGAAACCGGAAGGACGAAGTATATATGTGAGTATGGCAGGCTGTACAAGAGAGTACCACAAATATTTAGTTGTTAACTATTCACGTAAGACTATGTCCAATTAGATTTCAACCTTTATGTTGACAGAGATGCATCGTCTGCATCTGAGGAAGTCGTTTCATGTTCAACACACAACTGAACGGTTAATGTTTCCTCTACGTAAGTAAAACAGACCTCGATATTaatactcttttctttttttttaggcaTAATTTCTGCACATTTGATGACATTGTGTTTCACAAGTGCATCTTTAACTCTGCCAACAACTGCTTGCTTGCTGTGTGCTCTTCAATAATAGTAATTGTATGCCAAATAATGCTGAATGCTAATTATTAGAGTAGCAGAGAGGAATGACGAATTTAACAATGACTTTTGGGGAAATACAAATATAGATCACAACAAGTCCTTAAAAGAAAAACCCCATGGGACAACTTCCATAAAGGTCTGTCCCATCAACAGCACACAGAGCTGCTGCTACTGCAGCTCATTGGCTTCTATCATTATATTTTGTCATCCTTTTTACACTTCatcaataagaaaaaaaagaaatcaatgtCATGGTGTTCAACGTTACCTCCTCTCTGTTAGAGACCAAACACAGTTATGTCCTGCACAATTTCTCTGTTTTCTGTATTTCATCTTCTAATTACAAGTTTAATTTGGTCTATAAAATGCAAATCCTTGGAAAGGGCCAAATGGAGTAAATGtctaaaataatagaaaattgTTACTAATTTAGATATCATAGTTATAAGTTAGAACAAACACataaaatacatgttttgaTGTAAAATATCTGATCATTAAAATagacacaaaaaaataaaaaaatctgatgaattaaataaaatgcatgTAACAATATAAACATAATCTGATCTCCCTTGATGTATTCTCATGTTGTAATCatagtagtctacagattatcATGGTACACTTTAGCTTACCTTTTCTGCCCACTGACATTATTGTAGTTACACTTATCAAATATAattcataaaataataatcccTCCAACATTTGCTTTTTGTAATTTGCTTATGTGATAGTTCCTCAAAAATAAACTAACATATTTGAGTattttacagattgtaaaaaggTTTCTTTGTATGTCAgtaatgtgatgtgaaaccTGGAGGGGATAGTCTGCATTATCTCTagattttgtaaaaaataatagagaaaaaataatattaataataagctTTTGCAAGCCTCATAACTTATTGATGAAGCATACTTGTATTTGCATTAAGttgcattatttatatatttcataacAAATGATTGGTTTCATCGGGTCTGGCATGGTCGAGCGGCGTTACAAGAGAGTGAGTCAGGTGTTTGTAAACTGGTTAAAACCCGATTCATTTTCACAATTCTTTGACCTTGATTCACATGATTGTTAACGCTAAATATTGTTATCTATagtgtattgtgtttttttttttcatcaaatggttataaatttaaaaaaaatcccccctgtcccccaaTTTAGACTGCTTGGTTCCCCTGGTGCTGATGTACATGCCAGTCCACCACGAGCCTCACCTGAGGCTCACTGATGGTTTCGTTTCGTACAGTAAGGTCAGAAATGATGAAGGTTTGAGTCACTGCAGTGGTTAACAGGGGTGCTCCCTATGCTTCCTAACCGTCTGCTAGTTTAACCCTTGTATCTGAATGTCAGGGAAAAACAAAATCTATATTTACATTGTGTTTCCTTCTATTAGTAATTCAAATGCACTGAGCTGAAAAGATCTATTATTTCCCCACCAAGCCATCCCTAAATTAGTGAATGCATTGATTAATGTAAATCCCTAACCTCTAAACTAAAAAAGACATCACTGCCCACCCAGTTGTTCTACCCCTTTACACCCCAGCCTCCTTATACCATCCTCTCCTGACTGCCCACAAACTGGACCATCTGTTTGCGAGCGTGGGAGAGGACTGGAGTGAGTGGAATGATTGGAGTACCGGGTGTGTTATCACCAAAAGTAGAAGCACCAGGAATTGCATCACCGGGAGTTCCGGGAGTTTCGGGAGTTGATGCGATGGGAGTTGAATCAGCAAGGGAAGCTCCGGGTGTAGAAGCAGCAGAGGTGGAGGCACCGGGGGTCCCACCCGGGGTGGGGCCTGGTGTTGTACCAGGAGTGGCAGGGGTGATAACAACAGGGGACGGACCTGGACTTTCCGCCCGAGCTCGAGGCTCCAGGCGCGGGGTGGATGTGATGAAAAGAGCCTCTCGGATCCGGTAGGGGCTTCTGTAGGTGGAGATCGGCGACAGCTCGGAGCCCCAGCCCAGGTAGCTCCCACTGGAGGGAGACTGAGCATCCGTGCTGAAGTAAAGTGTGTTGCTGAGCTCTCCGGGGAACGAGGGTTTTTTATCCAgggaaccaatcaggagagggGAACGACGATCGGATGTCCATTCGGGAGTCTTGATGTCCAGGGAACCCACGGAGGACGAGGCCAGGGATACGGCGTTGCTGTCGATGTGGTGGAGGCTGCCGTGTTGCAGTGGAGATGAAGGCGTCGGCGAACCGTAAGCAGCGCTCTGAAACTCATCATCACCTTTGAAaaggaaaatgaaaaatgtgtttaaaacaGAACCCGTCTCCTCGAGGTAAGACCATCCTTGAGGTTACTATGACAACAAACGATGTGTATTACAACACTTAAGGGGAAAATATACATTTGGTTTAATTCTTACGAATAATCTCCAGTGAGTTTCCTTTAGCAAAGattgaagacaacaacatcTATGACACTCGTATTAACTTTTCATTGTTAAGATTAAAAGACTAGGCCAAGTAGTAATGgtatgttcagtgtgtgtgtgtgtgtgtgtctacataaACACCTTTGTGTAACAGCAACACGTTTTTCACACTTACTTTGCATTTGAATAAATTCCTCAAATTGCTAAACGTAAAGCGGCTGCAGtaaatatttctatattaaCAGTCGTTGCTCCTGCCTGCACAGCTGTGAGCAGCAGACGCACGTTAAAGACGAGGTGGTGACCGCAGTGGAGCATTGATGGAGGTGAGTATCGGACTTGTATTCCTTAAATGAACGTAGTGTTGCTTCTGATAtgatggatttttaaaaaaagtaaatgtttacCAACAAATTTAAGGTTTAAAGTGTGAGTTTACAGACACCACACGCTGCTCTGTGGGTATTCAAACAAagccaaggtcaaaggtcatcaatAAATTAAGCATGTCATCAAAATGTTCCCTGCATGTTGATAGATAAAAGtgggaaataataaataaatatactgcTCTCTGGTCCGCCGTAAAGCAGTCGGCATTTCAGGACACACACTTTGTGGTATTAACATTGTAATAAACCGTTCCCGTGCCCACTGAATGTCGTGAGTGTGTGAAGCAGCAGGAAGCCAACCTCTTTCTGACGGCGGGGCGCTGGACATTTCTTCGGCGCTCTCTTCCAGAATGACCTCCTGGATTGGGATGATCTCCGGAAAACATCTAAAATCCTGGATTGTTGTGGGTGGAGCTTTTCTAACTGGTCTGGCTACCACACTGGAGGGGGCTGGCTTTGAAGGCTGCACCACCTCTCTGACCTGTGAGCGAGACAGACAGCTGAGCCTCCGACTGCAGACGCACAAACTGGAACCTAAGTGATCACAATAgtgtctctttttatttatttatagtctAATGGATGGCTAAACGGTTTTGTTTTGAGAAACATTTGAAAAATATGTCCATATGTCCATATGTTTATGTATCAGCTCATCCatctccattttttttaaactcctacACATTGTGGCTTCGAGTATACATCGTCATACATAGTTGTAGTTCATATAAAGATCTTACCTGTGGAGCCTGGGTCACCTGTGGGGGAGCTGGTTGAGGAGCTGGTTGTGAGATCTGGGGAACGTGCGGCTGAATAAGTGGACCCTGAAAAACCCAGCACAAATAAGAATAAGAAAccctattaatatatatatatatatatatatatatggtcctCGCATGCAGCTTAAAGTGTCACTTGCACCCCATAGAGAGAGATGCgttgagcaagttatgtgcacccctgtgtatgaatgtatatatccgtcttttgtcataaatctttatgttctcacaaaaatataccgagaatatcggtaatatgtgattaatcttgattaatccacagaaacctgtgattaatttgattaacatttttaatcgtttcacagccctaatatatatatacatatatatatatatatatatatatatatatatgttaacatCACACTTTAAGCTGCATGCGAGGAAGGACAGGTTTAGGAAGCAGACATCAGTCTCTCCTCTGAAACTTAAAGTAAAGCAACTTTTACTAAACATACTACTCTATAGTAAATAGTATATACTATACACACTAAACTACTTAGCTATACTTTTACAAATATCAAGTTGCAGGAAGTTTTACTACTAAAACCAATCGTTCTTCTAAGCAAGACATTGAGGAATGCAACGAACCCGAAGAACATGAGGTTCATCAGGGGAGTAAACCTCTTCAGGCAGACCCATCAGCCCGGCGAGCCCGCCCTCGCCATACGACGACCAGATGCTGGTGACGTCCCCCGTCTTCATGGCCAAGCGAATCAGCAGCCAGTGGTGATGTTTCCATCCCTCCCATTGGACGGGGAGATCCATGAGGGTCCCGCCTCCTGATGAGATGAACAACAGTAGTCTTTACGATgaatataaagagagagatagagagatagacagacagagagatagacatacagacagacagagagagagagagagacagacagagaaatagacagacagagagatagatggatagagagacagagagatagacatacagacagagagagagagagagacagacagagagatagacagacagagggagagagacagagaaatagacatacagagagacagatagggagatagagagatagacagacagagatagacagaca
Coding sequences within it:
- the xkr5b gene encoding XK-related protein 5b, with the translated sequence MRDYSATPSRGGACMPCCQLCVFAFTAFLIVAERTAVIYCFVYYLWTGHNYCYAHLAGFTALFLLPGWGPQWLSYLWYLSDGRIRRKSLTWTHILHLGIFKRLWECMCLPDVHVYCEIMQQADASALRLFEALVVTLPQTLLQTYVLICTDIGIKSPASVCFVVCLLSLSWALVLYARACLLIRPGHLQMTPAAILCRLLWRVSMLGSRCAVIMLFTRIFRQWILGVIGVHWLGTTFWMVTQQTDIIRSTSRWRLFNFILGAIHIFFFLNVKYGQSRYRMAGFYLAMFIENAFLLLASSWLFTMVSWDTVGIPAAVFSSFLIGVIALVLYYRFLHPKSFEIFQSIRHRGIGGACTERGSTLSLEEKVTPTFHRHATLSGGGTLMDLPVQWEGWKHHHWLLIRLAMKTGDVTSIWSSYGEGGLAGLMGLPEEVYSPDEPHVLRGPLIQPHVPQISQPAPQPAPPQVTQAPQVREVVQPSKPAPSSVVARPVRKAPPTTIQDFRCFPEIIPIQEVILEESAEEMSSAPPSERGDDEFQSAAYGSPTPSSPLQHGSLHHIDSNAVSLASSSVGSLDIKTPEWTSDRRSPLLIGSLDKKPSFPGELSNTLYFSTDAQSPSSGSYLGWGSELSPISTYRSPYRIREALFITSTPRLEPRARAESPGPSPVVITPATPGTTPGPTPGGTPGASTSAASTPGASLADSTPIASTPETPGTPGDAIPGASTFGDNTPGTPIIPLTPVLSHARKQMVQFVGSQERMV